Part of the Denticeps clupeoides chromosome 3, fDenClu1.1, whole genome shotgun sequence genome, gaattctgccgaatgcattcagaatatgtgtgctacccaaataatgactaaaagtaagtctttgagaacgggtttctcaagaccAGGGGTttatctcctgtttccaaaatgcataaCAAACtccttgagaaagctgttctactatgataattggtgatgaaaataaattatgttcaataagatgtacttgtgtttaccaactgtttattcagttaaatagctgcatccatgttaccacgtcacgtttgatgtggtaatttcacagttcgaagactcgttctcgcctcctacagtgcaattcggctaggtatacatctgcGCTAAAATAtaaaggtgaaagtcatcatagtgtagcggttcttcttctgcgttgtgatttttgatttcgtttcttgaaccacaaatgatgagctgacacccaagagattttctgtgcaaagtgtattctgtacaaaaagcaaggtcgcgtcagaacatcgtcacacatcacgtctttctgcacctctctctacaatatacagtattaaaagaacataaaaaaatattcacaaaataacacacatgcaaaatattcctaatatgtacataaattaaattgaaagaaataactttttgctcacaaaccccacgcagctcacacagctcacgccatgtgtccaagagacctgaaccgggtctcaaaaacaaaataaaagaaactaaaagacagaagaaaataaatatacttataaatctagtgtaaccatttaactccggcacaatagcttgcatagtatagacccagctcccaacccaactttgtgaatagattaacggcgatattttttttatcgccgataagagtctcacgttaacgcagcacgttattAATCGCCCGATAAAAGTCTcgcgttaacgcagcacgttaacaccgataacggcccaccactaaaaagaacataaaaaaaaatattcacaaaataacacacatgcaaaatattcctaatatgtacataaattaaaatgaaagaaataactttttgcacacaaaccccacacacctctcacaactcacgccatgtgtccaagagacctgaaccgggtctcaaaaacaaaataaaagtctttaggaaataagaaactaagacacaagaaagaagaaatatacttataaatctagtgtaaccattttactctggcacaatagcttgcgtagtataacgcagcacgttaacgccgataacgccccaccactaatatatatatatatatatatgtctgtcatcatatatatattagaggtgggcatagatatattaatctagattaagaaaactaatctatgcccacctctaatatatatatattagaggtgggcatagattaattttcttaatatattaatatatatattagaggtgggcatagattaattttcttaatctagattaatatatctatgcccacctctaatatatatatactatatatatatattagaggtgggcatagattaattttcttaatctagattaatttcactgtaatcttggaatatatatatacacacacacacacacacacacacacacacacacacacacacacacacacacacacacacacacacatatatatatatatatatatatatatatatatatatacacacacacacacacacacacacacacacacacacacacacacacacacacacacacacacacacacacgaaccaAAATTGACTGCTATGCTAACTTTCTTGCTGGAAAGGGAGCCAGAGGAAAAAGgcagtcacaatgacaaaaatttCACTTTCCAAGAAACTGTTATTTTCAGTTTGTGTTAAATTAGTAGGTGTTGTTCAGCTGCTGACACACTATTGCCTGTGTACTCTTGTCTAAAGAAAtgctttgtgtatttgtgtctgtgcCACAGCTGATCTCACCCCATAATAAGGGGCTAATTCGCAGAGGAATATCCCAGAGTGGGGTGGCCCTGTGTCCCTGGGCTATCAACAAGAACCCCAGAGCCTTTGCTGAACAGGTGAGGCCAATATCCTGCATCCTAGTGgaaaattgtaaaatatataaaacagtaGTTTTGTGTATGGGCTCATCCTGCATGATGAACTGCTTTTCAGATCAGTGTGCCATGTTTCTAACAGATTGCCAAGAAGGTTGGATGCCCAACTGATGACTCAATGGTAGACTGCCTGAAGATGACAGACCCTGAGGCACTCACCCTTGCTGGCAACCTGAACCTGAATGGTTCTCCTACTGGTAAGGATTTCTGTGTGGGTTTATGTAAGCGCTGGAGATGACGCAGTAGACCAGCAACCAATTGAGTCATTTTTGTGATCTGTATTATTTTGAGTAATATGGAATAACAGTGTTATTTCAGTTAGTGATTGATGATTTGAGTGAAAATCACACTGATTTCTGCCAAACCATGGATTATTATCCATGGTTATCCTTTTTGTGTGGCTTCCGAAAGGCTTGGACCTGAATTTAAATTGCATGTTTTACAGATCCTATTGTGCATAACTTGGTACTCTCCCCGGTTGTTGATGGAGACTTCCTGCCAGACGAACCCGGCAAACTGTTTGTCAATGCTGCTGATATTGATTACATTGCTGGTGTAAACGACATGGATGGCCACATCTTCACTGGCTTGGATGTGCCATCAGTCAACCAACCCATCTGGCCTACACCCGTGTAAGCTACTGTGGggtaaatacattttcaggGGATAGTTTGTAGTTTTGTGTGCGATCCACGTAGGGCAAAAATACACCCATGGTGTGTTttaaaatactaaataataCAATGGAGCACAAGGTTGCACAGCGGTTAGTGACGTGGCCTCatacctccaaggttgtgtttagagtttgcatttttttttacctccaagGTTATGTTTGgagttttacatttttgaatttaaaatgtaacaagAAATGTGTTAAGAGGGTTGAAACTGGAATAAATATGTGTATTACTACATTAAAGAGGTGATATTTTTCAATCGCCAATACTGAGTTTTGTAATAGCAGAATACAATGTAATTGCTAATTATTATGTACATTTCAGATGCTGTATTGGGGAGAActcaatttaaatgtttaatgttagCTGATATTACATCTGATACGCATGCTACCCTACCAGGATTTTGGATTAACTTTTCTACCTAGTGACAAAAAAATTGTCCTTTCTGTAGTAATTCAGCAACCAAAAGTATgaagttttttaataaatccgtcacattaaaaatgtatttaatttgtcACAAATTGTGTCTCGTATCCAAATTGATGTAACAAGACACCAATTCTGATTTCgatattttattctcttttctCACTCTGCAGGGATGATGCTAAACTCCTGATAAATGCCCTGACTCGTGACAAGGGTGAACAGGGGGCTGAGATGGCATATAAGGAGTACACCGCCAGTTGGGGGGACAAACCAAGCAAGGACGAGATTAAGAGGACCATTGTTGAATTAGAGACCGATTACATCTTCCTGGTACCAACCCAGACTGCCCTGTACCAGCATGCCAGCGTTGCGAAGTACGCCAAAACATCTACACTCTTTATATTGAATAGGGGACATGATCATTTTGTGCTTATTGTATTTTCAGAATGTTTCTGTGCCACAGATCACAGTTCATTGGCACCCGCCTGTTTGagcactgaaatatttttcttcCCTGATCTCCTCAGAACGGGCCGTACATACTCCTACCTGTTCTCTCAGGCCTCTCGCATGCCCGGCTTCCCTAGCTGGATGGGTGCCGACCACGCAGATGACCTGCAATATGTTTTTGGCAAGCCTTTCACCAACCTCTTGGCCTATTGGCCCCGGCATAGAGATGTCTCTGACTACATGATCTCTTATTGGACCAACTTTGCCAAAACTGGGTACGAAAGTCTTTTCTTTGGTTTCTCTTTATACTATACAGATGGACTGCTGTGTAAATTTCTCTCCCTTCCATGCCTAGAAACTCAAGAGTGAGCAcaagtgttaaaaaataaattatgatcatcattattatcttttttttttttttttaacacctaTCTTTTCCTTCCTGAAGGGACCCTAACACAGGTGAGTCCAAGGTCCCTGTCCACTGGCCTACTTTCACCACATCGGACCATCAGTACCTTGACATAAACCACAAGATGAACAGCAATTCAGTCAAACAGAAAATGAGGCTGCGCTTTGTCAATTTCTGGGCTAATGTTTATGCCAACTTGCCCAATGTGAGGGACTCTTGAGAAGACTTAACACTACCTGCAGAAAACCCAAGAGTTCTGTAAATTCTGAGACAATTTCATGTAACTCAACTCTGATATTACTCCTGTTTAATCATGGTGGACAATTGCCAGatgcaataaaaatgaccaAAGCTTTTCTTTCTTGAAATCATGagtaatgtcttttttttttttattaaacatttgctgttatttatttatttatttatttatttatataagtATGTCAGATGCATTATTTGAAGTCTTTTAGAGCTCACAAATTGTTAccatgcttacatttacatttacagcatttatcagacgcccttatccagagcgacttacaaccagtagttacagggacagtcccccctggagcaactcggggttaagtgtcttgctcagggacacaatggtagtaggttggatttgaacctgggtcttctggttcataggcgagtgtgttacccggtaggctactaccaccctgtcaggCTTTCATGTGCCACTTAAGACACCTCACCACTTTTTATGCATCCATAATCAAATAAACTTCCaaaaattattaaatgcattggaaaaaaaatatcttgcTGAAATCTTTAGCAAGCATCATTAATTCCATTGGGTTTATGGATACAAAAATTTAACTCAGCCCCAAGTAAGGGaaagtaatttatttatgtgttacACTTAAGTACCTATTAAGTTCAACACTCCAACTGATTTATGTCTGTTAAGGAACAGACATAAGAACAGTCTGAAGAGGGACAGGTGGTCTGTTCTTTTTTACAGTTAATATTAGAAGGCAGTATTAGTAcagtgcccctgagcaaagcaccatccccacacactgctccttgagcgcctgtcatggctgcccactgctcaccaagggtgatggttaaacgccgaggacacatttcgtagtgtgctgtgctgtgtttcacaatgatatcTTCATTGACTCTGATACCC contains:
- the LOC114786570 gene encoding bile salt-activated lipase-like isoform X1; translated protein: MAMLGLLVAAAFCLASANAASLGVVLTEGGMVEGKTYSVSGLFRYMDVFLGIPFAAPTKRFEKPEPHPEWSGVLMAKKYKSRCMQMNLLQSGIRGSEDCLYLNIWVPHGRTLSTDLPVMVYLFGGAFLLGGAQGANFLDNYLYDGEQIANRGNVIVVTINYRVGTLGFLSSGDSKAPGNYGLWDQHAGIAWVHRNIKAFGGDPDNITVFGESAGAAGVNFQLISPHNKGLIRRGISQSGVALCPWAINKNPRAFAEQIAKKVGCPTDDSMVDCLKMTDPEALTLAGNLNLNGSPTDPIVHNLVLSPVVDGDFLPDEPGKLFVNAADIDYIAGVNDMDGHIFTGLDVPSVNQPIWPTPVDDAKLLINALTRDKGEQGAEMAYKEYTASWGDKPSKDEIKRTIVELETDYIFLVPTQTALYQHASVAKTGRTYSYLFSQASRMPGFPSWMGADHADDLQYVFGKPFTNLLAYWPRHRDVSDYMISYWTNFAKTGDPNTGESKVPVHWPTFTTSDHQYLDINHKMNSNSVKQKMRLRFVNFWANVYANLPNVRDS
- the LOC114786570 gene encoding bile salt-activated lipase-like isoform X2, with product MAKKYKSRCMQMNLLQSGIRGSEDCLYLNIWVPHGRTLSTDLPVMVYLFGGAFLLGGAQGANFLDNYLYDGEQIANRGNVIVVTINYRVGTLGFLSSGDSKAPGNYGLWDQHAGIAWVHRNIKAFGGDPDNITVFGESAGAAGVNFQLISPHNKGLIRRGISQSGVALCPWAINKNPRAFAEQIAKKVGCPTDDSMVDCLKMTDPEALTLAGNLNLNGSPTDPIVHNLVLSPVVDGDFLPDEPGKLFVNAADIDYIAGVNDMDGHIFTGLDVPSVNQPIWPTPVDDAKLLINALTRDKGEQGAEMAYKEYTASWGDKPSKDEIKRTIVELETDYIFLVPTQTALYQHASVAKTGRTYSYLFSQASRMPGFPSWMGADHADDLQYVFGKPFTNLLAYWPRHRDVSDYMISYWTNFAKTGDPNTGESKVPVHWPTFTTSDHQYLDINHKMNSNSVKQKMRLRFVNFWANVYANLPNVRDS